The following are encoded together in the Acidovorax sp. KKS102 genome:
- a CDS encoding M61 family metallopeptidase → MPLSRPASAADIHYRVEPTDLHAHLFTVTLTVQRPAASQELSLPVWIPGSYLVREFSKNLQALAARQGQRALQTAQLDKHRWQVQCAEGKPLVLTYQVCAYDSSVRTAWLDASRGFFNGTSLCLRVHGQETQPHTLELARTAATATWAAATGLRPLDADKQGFGLYLAADYDELVDCPVELGNFWVGRFKACGIAHQFVVAGAAPSFDGKRLLADTQKICETAIRFWHREGKAPFKSYVFMLNAVGDGYGGLEHRNSTALICGRRDLPRQGEARASEGYTTLLGLISHEYFHTWNVKRLRPAEFAGYDYAQENYTELLWFFEGFTSYYDDLLLRRAGLLDDATYLKLITKTINQVLQTPGRSVQTVAQASFDAWVKYYRQDENTPNTTVSYYTKGSLVALCLDLALRREGKATLDDVMQALWKRCAGGPMTEADLRAVLHDLAGRPFDKELAHWVHSTADLPLEELLAAHGVALKADRPQLAQRLGLRVAENHSVQIKTVLRGGAAEKAGMSAGDEWLGIEVQGQGWRISKLDDVTFYAGTLTTLQALVARDGRLLRLPLEMPPVQSTGVPAKGRRNAAAPSMAPDTISLTVTDAVALGRWLT, encoded by the coding sequence ATGCCCCTCTCCCGCCCAGCCTCTGCTGCAGACATTCACTACCGCGTCGAACCCACAGACCTGCACGCGCATCTGTTCACCGTGACGCTGACGGTGCAGCGGCCAGCGGCATCGCAAGAACTGTCTCTGCCGGTCTGGATCCCGGGCAGCTACCTGGTGCGGGAGTTCTCCAAGAATCTGCAAGCGCTGGCGGCTCGGCAAGGCCAACGCGCTTTGCAAACGGCCCAACTGGACAAGCACCGCTGGCAAGTGCAATGCGCAGAGGGAAAGCCCTTGGTGCTGACCTATCAGGTGTGCGCCTACGACAGCTCCGTACGCACTGCCTGGCTGGACGCCTCACGAGGCTTTTTCAACGGCACCAGTCTGTGCCTGCGCGTACATGGCCAGGAGACGCAGCCCCACACCCTGGAGCTGGCACGCACGGCTGCCACGGCGACCTGGGCTGCCGCCACTGGCCTACGGCCCCTGGATGCCGACAAACAAGGCTTTGGCCTGTATCTGGCGGCCGACTACGACGAGCTGGTGGATTGCCCGGTGGAGCTGGGCAACTTCTGGGTGGGGCGCTTCAAGGCCTGCGGCATTGCCCACCAGTTTGTGGTGGCGGGTGCGGCTCCGTCGTTCGACGGCAAGCGCTTGCTGGCCGACACGCAGAAAATTTGCGAAACCGCCATCCGCTTCTGGCACCGCGAGGGCAAGGCGCCTTTCAAAAGCTACGTCTTCATGCTCAACGCCGTGGGAGACGGCTATGGCGGGCTGGAACACCGCAACTCGACAGCGCTGATTTGCGGACGGCGTGATCTGCCGCGTCAGGGCGAGGCGCGGGCCAGTGAGGGCTACACCACGCTGCTGGGCCTCATCAGCCACGAATACTTTCACACCTGGAACGTCAAGCGCTTGCGGCCCGCCGAGTTCGCCGGCTACGACTATGCGCAGGAGAACTACACCGAGTTGCTGTGGTTCTTCGAGGGCTTCACCAGCTACTACGACGACCTGCTGCTGCGCCGCGCCGGGCTGCTGGACGACGCCACCTATCTCAAGCTCATCACCAAAACGATCAACCAGGTGCTGCAAACACCCGGCCGGTCGGTACAAACTGTGGCCCAGGCCAGTTTTGACGCCTGGGTGAAGTACTACCGGCAGGACGAGAACACACCCAACACTACCGTCAGCTACTACACCAAGGGCTCGCTGGTGGCCCTGTGCCTGGACCTGGCTCTGCGGCGTGAGGGCAAAGCCACGCTGGACGATGTGATGCAGGCTCTGTGGAAGCGCTGCGCGGGCGGGCCGATGACCGAAGCAGATCTGCGCGCCGTGCTCCACGACCTGGCCGGGCGGCCATTCGACAAGGAGCTGGCGCACTGGGTGCATAGCACTGCCGATCTGCCCCTGGAAGAGCTGCTGGCCGCCCACGGCGTGGCGCTCAAGGCCGACCGGCCGCAGCTGGCCCAGCGCCTGGGCCTGCGCGTAGCCGAGAACCACAGCGTGCAGATCAAGACCGTGCTGCGTGGCGGAGCCGCAGAGAAGGCAGGAATGTCTGCCGGCGATGAGTGGCTGGGCATAGAAGTGCAGGGCCAGGGCTGGCGCATTAGCAAGCTCGACGACGTCACTTTCTACGCGGGGACCCTCACCACCCTGCAGGCCCTGGTGGCACGCGACGGGCGGCTCCTGCGCCTGCCCTTGGAAATGCCGCCGGTCCAGTCGACTGGAGTCCCTGCCAAGGGCCGACGCAACGCTGCAGCTCCATCCATGGCGCCAGACACCATCAGCCTGACGGTGACAGACGCCGTCGCGCTGGGACGCTGGCTGACCTGA
- a CDS encoding enoyl-CoA hydratase yields MAYETIEVRVEADKVGIITLNRPKQLNALNDQLMNELGAALKAFDADEKIGCMIVTGSEKAFAAGADIGAMAKYSFADTYKGDYITRNWETIRSIRKPVIAAVSGFALGGGCELAMMCDFIIAADNAKFGQPEIKLGVIPGAGGTQRLPRAVGKSKAMDMALTGRMMDATEAERAGLVSRVVAYDKLMDEARGAAIIIAGFSQIAVMAAKESVNRAFEGTLADGVMFERRLFHALFATQDQKEGMDAFMNKRTANFTHQ; encoded by the coding sequence ATGGCTTACGAAACCATCGAGGTGCGCGTTGAAGCGGACAAGGTCGGCATCATCACCCTCAACAGGCCCAAGCAACTCAATGCGCTGAACGACCAACTCATGAATGAACTGGGCGCTGCCCTCAAGGCCTTCGATGCGGACGAAAAGATCGGCTGCATGATCGTCACCGGCAGCGAAAAGGCTTTTGCGGCGGGCGCGGACATTGGTGCCATGGCCAAGTACAGCTTTGCTGACACCTACAAGGGCGACTACATCACCCGCAACTGGGAGACCATCCGCTCCATTCGCAAACCCGTCATTGCAGCCGTCAGCGGCTTTGCACTGGGCGGCGGCTGCGAGCTGGCCATGATGTGCGACTTCATCATCGCTGCGGACAATGCCAAGTTCGGCCAGCCCGAGATCAAGCTGGGCGTGATCCCTGGTGCCGGTGGCACACAGCGCCTGCCCCGCGCCGTGGGCAAGTCCAAGGCCATGGACATGGCACTGACAGGCCGCATGATGGACGCGACCGAAGCTGAGCGCGCTGGGCTGGTCAGCCGCGTAGTGGCTTACGACAAGCTCATGGACGAAGCGCGGGGCGCTGCCATCATCATTGCCGGCTTCTCGCAGATTGCCGTCATGGCGGCCAAGGAATCGGTCAACCGTGCCTTCGAGGGCACGCTTGCCGACGGCGTGATGTTCGAGCGCCGCCTGTTCCACGCGCTGTTTGCCACCCAGGACCAGAAGGAAGGCATGGACGCGTTCATGAACAAACGCACGGCAAACTTCACACACCAATAA
- the miaB gene encoding tRNA (N6-isopentenyl adenosine(37)-C2)-methylthiotransferase MiaB translates to MAKKVFIKTFGCQMNEYDSDKMADVLNAAQGYEPTQNVDEADLILFNTCSVREKAQEKVFSDLGRIKHLKARGVKIGVGGCVASQEGAEIIKRAPYVDVVFGPQTLHRLPEMLNQREQLDKPQVDISFPEIEKFDHLPPARVEGASAFVSIMEGCSKYCSYCVVPYTRGEEVSRPFDDVLVEVAGLADQGVKEITLLGQNVNAYLGKMGGTAEIADFALLLEYVSDIPGIERIRYTTSHPNEFTPRLIEAYAKLPKLASHLHLPVQHGSDRILMAMKRGYTAMEYKSTVRKLRAIRPDLAMSSDFIVGFPGETEDDFNKMMKLIDDIHFDNSFSFIFSPRPGTPAAGLHDDTPHDVKLRRLQHLQGVINANIKSISESRVGTVQRILVEGASKRDAGELMGRTECNRVVNFAGQPRLVGQMVDVTITEAKAYTLRGEVLTHETAALAG, encoded by the coding sequence ATGGCCAAAAAAGTCTTCATCAAAACCTTCGGCTGCCAGATGAACGAGTACGACTCGGACAAGATGGCCGACGTGCTCAACGCCGCGCAGGGCTATGAGCCCACCCAGAACGTGGACGAGGCCGACCTCATCCTCTTCAACACCTGCTCCGTGCGCGAGAAAGCGCAAGAGAAGGTCTTCAGCGACCTGGGTCGCATCAAGCACCTGAAGGCGCGCGGCGTGAAGATTGGCGTGGGAGGCTGCGTGGCCAGCCAGGAAGGCGCCGAGATCATCAAGCGCGCCCCGTATGTGGACGTGGTGTTTGGCCCGCAAACCCTGCACCGCCTGCCCGAGATGCTCAACCAGCGCGAGCAGCTCGATAAGCCACAGGTGGACATCAGCTTCCCCGAGATTGAAAAGTTCGACCACCTGCCGCCCGCGCGCGTCGAAGGTGCCTCGGCCTTTGTGTCAATCATGGAAGGCTGCAGCAAATACTGCAGCTACTGCGTGGTGCCCTACACCCGTGGCGAAGAAGTGAGCCGCCCGTTTGACGATGTGCTGGTCGAAGTGGCGGGCCTGGCCGACCAGGGCGTGAAGGAAATCACCCTGCTGGGCCAGAACGTGAACGCCTACCTGGGCAAGATGGGTGGCACGGCCGAGATTGCCGACTTTGCGCTGCTGCTCGAATACGTGTCGGACATCCCCGGCATCGAACGCATTCGCTACACCACCAGTCACCCCAACGAATTCACGCCCCGGCTAATCGAGGCCTATGCCAAGCTGCCCAAGCTGGCCAGCCACCTGCACCTGCCCGTGCAGCACGGCAGCGACCGCATTTTGATGGCCATGAAGCGCGGCTACACCGCCATGGAATACAAGAGCACGGTGCGCAAGCTGCGCGCCATCCGCCCCGATCTGGCCATGAGCAGCGACTTCATCGTGGGCTTCCCCGGCGAGACGGAAGACGACTTCAACAAGATGATGAAGCTGATCGACGACATCCACTTTGACAACAGCTTCAGTTTCATCTTCAGCCCCCGCCCTGGCACGCCTGCTGCGGGTCTGCACGACGACACGCCGCACGACGTGAAGCTGCGCCGCCTGCAGCACCTGCAGGGCGTGATCAACGCCAACATCAAGTCCATCAGTGAAAGCCGCGTGGGCACGGTGCAGCGCATTCTGGTGGAGGGCGCCTCCAAGCGCGATGCGGGCGAGCTGATGGGCCGCACCGAATGCAACCGGGTGGTCAACTTTGCCGGGCAGCCCCGCCTGGTGGGGCAGATGGTGGATGTGACCATCACCGAAGCCAAGGCTTACACCCTGCGGGGCGAGGTGCTGACGCACGAAACCGCCGCACTGGCCGGCTGA